From Coffea arabica cultivar ET-39 chromosome 2e, Coffea Arabica ET-39 HiFi, whole genome shotgun sequence, the proteins below share one genomic window:
- the LOC113731760 gene encoding uncharacterized protein isoform X1: MQRQKPNYSSNFPMNSARQLIDSLTSHLSLYHSSFPNSNPNPNPRSSIIKWFSSLSVQQRQAHLTAVDFKFTQTLLEMLLKLKTNGHGFFFILADIPRAAPDYRHASGSISLPSLLFRKSNGLLSRVAGANQFELAIRESIRLFSSEEGENVNDFSRLGADVCIDSITVSEEFVENVEMFVEIMDGVSNGAFLRGEESGGLAAEWPEMEWLKAKGYCSMETLVANRLEVALRLAWLNCNNSGKKRGVKLKEKINGAGVAANVFGRKKGCIDWWTKLDEAMKKKVFQLVVGKAAKLLTAETLKGKDVLENERMLNPNTEQPLAYNTFLSLEENDGRPPIPDSKVECRASVSVSKYPFQLKCMLSVLILLEDISSMLLVFQHSGYNEDKLFFSSLDSVSTTSDLILRKLRDILMVISLDCTKFELLEEGKMSSSTKKQKEKLGTSNHKKKGKNRNLKKLHSAARSSELDNSLPKPAKENGTGLPHKRSYNLSPSSKVSEKVKERNPSTECLVSRIDMARNNGSASRKSKKQRNKLRSSSTHSSVEIESCQRREVEAVLVSSNCQNGNAESDCIAEDPIIDNAHEGIGNDKHEPNSSNSTVPKPLNSGNSEGTKNPGFRDCQNSGIVVVTNGAVASLESVKGNVDCEASPSMPTQYLIDDLGSVETKRAKSKQQHEVDRKSRLLTKLSKDSNVNGKATPFREQGTSGLYDIGIINSSAYLSYEWPTVAPIQIPPCNSHLPAATDRLHLDVGYNWQNHFHQSFVPAVHRVRNSPVETGCSGITSQPLPMSLDWPPMVRGVNRIAPSVACNYDSGFISRRQSSFQQGFSASGVHCSVMTAEDERVCSSDVMDFSDAINLHELADDQDNQWMSEEELELHAVSGMDYNQYFGGGVMYWNPSDFPVSSFSRPPSLSSDDNSWAWREADMNQAVDDMVGFSSSYSTNGLTSPSAASFCSPFDPLGPAHQAVGYVLSENEIGGKVVPSSSTIAEVVTDDNISGSFSNLSGDCEAKTGDSLQYPILRPIIIPNIPREIPKSDFKRNLDRKSPCIPPISREQPRIKRPPSPVVLCVPRAPRPPPPSPVGDSRKHRGFPSVRSGSSSPRHWGVKGWSHDGINFEEACIRMDGSEVVWPSWRNKSLQARKLTQPVPGALLQDRLIAISQLARDQEHPDVAFPLQPPELLNCSNHKASLSVIHGLLHDEIDSFCKQVASENLLWKPSINWAVKRVTRSLQVLWPRSRTNIFGSNATGLSLPSSDVDLVVCLPPVRNLEPIKEAGILEGRNGIKETCLQHAARYLANQEWVKNDSLKIVENTAIPIIMLVVEVPQDLIASSASNGQASKEESVQKTSKENNSFQADPTGLATGASNKCCHMKYEMEKDVKSVRLDISFKSPSHTGLQTTELVKELTEQFPAAKPLALVLKKFLADRSLDQSYSGGLSSYCLVLLIMRFLQHEHHLGRSINQNYGSLLMDFLYFFGNVFDPRQMRISVQGSGVYINREQGYSIDPIYIDDPLYPANNVGRNCFRIHQCIKAFADAYSTLENELTCLPNSDELNTKLACKLLPKIIPSIGLSGGS; the protein is encoded by the exons atgcaAAGACAAAAACCTAATTACAGTTCAAATTTCCCAATGAATTCAGCTCGTCAACTCATCGATTCCCTAACTTCCCACCTCTCTTTGTACCACTCAAGTTTCCCGAATTCAAACCCTAATCCTAACCCCAGATCATCAATTATCAAATGGTTCTCATCTTTGTCAGTCCAACAACGCCAAGCTCACCTCACAGCCGTTGATTTCAAGTTCACCCAAACCCTTCTCGAAATGCTCCTCAAGCTCAAGACCAATGGTCATGGATTCTTCTTCATCCTAGCCGATATTCCCCGTGCGGCTCCTGATTACCGCCACGCGTCCGGCAGCATTAGCCTCCCCAGCCTCTTGTTTCGTAAGTCTAACGGGTTGTTGTCCCGAGTCGCTGGGGCAAATCAGTTTGAGCTGGCTATTCGCGAGTCTATTCGGTTGTTCAGCTCGGAAGAAGGTGAAAACGTTAATGATTTTTCGCGGTTAGGGGCTGATGTTTGTATTGATTCGATTACTGTGAGTGAGGAATTTGTTGAAAATGTGGAGATGTTTGTTGAGATCATGGATGGGGTGTCGAATGGGGCATTTTTGAGAGGAGAGGAAAGTGGAGGGTTGGCGGCCGAATGGCCAGAAATGGAGTGGTTGAAGGCAAAGGGGTATTGTAGCATGGAGACACTCGTGGCAAATAGATTGGAGGTTGCATTGAGGTTGGCTTGGTTGAATTGTAATAACAGTGGGAAGAAAAGAGGTGTGAAATTGAAGGAGAAGATCAATGGGGCTGGGGTTGCAGCAAATGTGTTTGGGAGGAAGAAGGGGTGTATAGATTGGTGGACGAAGTTGGATGAGGCAATGAAGAAGAAGGTGTTTCAATTGGTAGTCGGAAAAGCAGCAAAACTTCTG ACTGCTGAAACTTTGAAAGGTAAAGATGTCTTGGAGAATGAGAGGATGCTCAATCCCAACACTGAACAACCATTGGCATACAACACCTTTTTGTCACTTGAAGAAAATGATGGGCGTCCCCCAATACCAGATTCAAAAGTTGAGTGCAGGGCTTCTGTATCAGTTTCTAAATATCCCTTCCAACTAAAATGCATGCTTAGTGTTTTGATTCTTCTCGAGGATATTTCTTCTATGTTGTTAGTGTTTCAGCATAGTGGATATAATGAGGACAAGCTGTTTTTTAGTTCACTGGATTCTGTTAGTACAACTTCTGAccttatattaagaaaattgcGGGATATACTCATGGTGATTTCACTTGATTGTACAAAATTTGAGCTACTTGAAGAGGGAAAAATGAGTTCCTCAACAAAGAAGCAGAAGGAAAAGCTTGGTACTAGTAACCAcaagaaaaaggggaagaatCGGAATTTGAAAAAGCTTCATTCTGCAGCAAGATCTTCAGAACTTGATAATTCACTTCCTAAACCTGCAAAG GAAAATGGTACTGGACTTCCACATAAAAGAAGTTATAATTTAAGTCCATCAAGCAAGGTTTCTGAAAAGGTTAAGGAGAGAAATCCTTCGACAGAGTGTCTTGTCTCAAGAATTGACATG GCCCGCAATAATGGAAGTGCTTCCAGGAAGAGtaaaaaacagagaaacaaaCTTAGAAGTTCCAGCACTCATAGCTCAGTAGAAATTGAAAGTTGTCAAAGAAGAGAGGTGGAAGCTGTCTTAGTTTCCTCTAATTGTCAGAATGGGAATGCAGAGTCTGATTGTATAGCTGAAGATCCAATTATTGATAATGCACATGAAGGGATAGGAAATGATAAACATGAGCCGAATTCAAGTAATTCTACAGTTCCAAAGCCTCTTAACTCTGGTAATTCTGAAGGCACTAAAAATCCTGGTTTCAGGGACTGCCAGAACTCTGGCATAGTGGTTGTAACTAATGGAGCGGTTGCCAGTCTTGAGTCTGTAAAAGGCAATGTGGACTGCGAGGCATCTCCTTCTATGCCAACACAatatttgattgatgatttagGCAGTGTGGAAACCAAGAGGGCAAAGAGTAAGCAGCAACATGAGGTGGACAGAAAATCAAGACTTTTGACAAAACTGAGCAAAGATAGCAATGTCAATGGAAAAGCTACTCCATTTAGGGAGCAAGGTACATCTGGACTCTATGATATAGGCATTATAAACTCTTCTGCCTATCTCTCTTATGAATGGCCAACTGTAGCTCCTATACAGATTCCACCTTGTAATTCGCATCTCCCGGCTGCTACTGATAGATTGCACCTGGATGTTGGTTATAATTGGCAAAATCACTTCCATCAATCCTTTGTACCAGCAGTTCATAGAGTGAGAAATTCTCCAGTTGAAACTGGGTGCAGTGGCATTACATCTCAACCATTACCTATGAGTTTAGACTGGCCTCCAATGGTGCGTGGTGTCAATAGAATAGCTCCTTCAGTCGCTTGCAACTATGATTCAGGGTTCATCTCAAGGCGGCAATCTTCTTTTCAGCAGGGCTTCTCAGCTTCAGGTGTCCACTGCAGTGTGATGACTGCTGAGGATGAGAGGGTTTGTTCCAGTGATGTGATGGACTTTTCAGATGCCATAAATTTGCATGAGCTGGCTGATGATCAGGACAATCAGTGGATGTCTGAAGAAGAACTAGAGCTACATGCAGTTTCTGGGATGGATTATAATCAGTATTTTGGGGGTGGTGTGATGTACTGGAATCCTTCTGATTTCCCTGTGAGCAGCTTTTCTCGTCCTCCTTCTCTTAGTTCAGATGACAACTCATGGGCTTGGCGTGAAGCAGACATGAACCAAGCTGTTGATGATATGGTtggcttttcttcttcttatagTACGAATGGTTTGACTTCTCCATCTGCTGCTTCTTTTTGCTCTCCTTTTGATCCATTAGGTCCAGCACACCAGGCTGTGGGTTACGTTTTATCTGAGAATGAGATAGGTGGCAAAGTTGTCCCCTCCTCATCAACAATCGCAGAGGTAGTTACAGATGACAATATCTCAGGATCTTTTTCCAACTTGTCTGGTGACTGTGAAGCGAAGACTGGAGATTCACTTCAATACCCCATTTTGCGACCGATTATCATCCCAAATATTCCAAGAGAAATACCAAAATCAGATTTTAAACGTAATCTTGATCGTAAAAGCCCCTGTATTCCTCCTATTAGCCGGGAGCAGCCTCGGATTAAGAGGCCACCTTCACCTGTTGTTCTTTGTGTTCCTCGTGCTCCACGTCCGCCTCCTCCCTCTCCTGTTGGTGATTCTAGAAAACATAGGGGCTTTCCTAGTGTTCGGTCTGGTAGCTCTAGCCCAAGGCACTGGGGTGTTAAGGGCTGGTCCCATGATGGAATTAATTTTGAAGAAGCTTGTATACGGATGGATGGTAGTGAAGTAGTTTGGCCTTCTTGGAGGAATAAAAGCCTCCAAGCCCGTAAATTGACGCAACCTGTGCCAGGAGCTTTGCTGCAGGATCGCCTGATTGCTATTTCTCAGCTAGCTCGTGATCAGGAACAT CCAGACGTTGCATTTCCATTGCAACCACCTGAGTTGCTTAATTGTTCCAATCACAAGGCATCTCTCTCTGTGATCCATGGCCTCCTTCATGATGAAATTGACTCTTTCTGCAAGCAG GTTGCTTCAGAAAATTTATTGTGGAAGCCTTCTATTAATTGGGCTGTCAAGCGAGTGACACGGTCTCTTCAAGTCTTGTGGCCTCGATCCAGGACAAATATTTTTGGTTCAAATGCTACTGGGTTGTCACTTCCATCAAGTGATGTGGACCTTGTGGTTTGTCTCCCTCCAGTGAGAAATTTG GAACCTATAAAAGAAGCCGGGATCTTGGAGGGGCGCAATGGTATCAAAGAAACATGTCTACAG CATGCGGCTAGGTATCTTGCTAATCAGGAATGGGTTAAGAATGACTCTCTCAAGATTGTCGAGAATACTGCT atTCCAATTATCATGCTCGTGGTGGAAGTTCCTCAGGACCTCATTGCATCTTCTGCATCTAATGGCCAAGCATCAAAAGAAGAATCAGTTCAAAAAACTAGTAAAGAAAACAACTCTTTCCAGGCTGATCCCACTGGATTAGCAACCGGTGCTTCAAATAAGTGCTGTCATATGAAGTATGAAATGGAGAAGGATGTAAAATCAGTTCGTCTTGACATTAGTTTCAAGTCCCCATCACATACTGGACTGCAGACTACAGAACTG GTCAAAGAACTTACAGAACAGTTTCCTGCTGCTAAACCGCTTGCATTGGTGCTAAAGAAATTCTTGGCAGATCGTAGCCTGGACCAATCATATTCGGGTGGTTTAAGCTCATATTGTTTA GTACTGCTGATCATGCGTTTTCTGCAGCATGAACATCATCTTGGCCGGTCTATTAACCAG AATTATGGAAGTCTCCTCATGGATTTTCTTTACTTCTTTGG GAACGTATTTGATCCTCGCCAAATGCGTATCTCTGTACAGGGTAGTGGTGTATACATAAATAGGGAACAGGGGTACAG CATTGATCCAATTTATATTGATGATCCTCTATATCCAGCAAATAATGTTGGGAGAAATTGCTTCCGGATCCATCAGTGTATCAAG GCTTTTGCTGATGCTTATTCTACTCTGGAAAATGAGCTTACTTGCCTTCCCAATAGCGATGAATTGAATACAAAGCTGGCGTGTAAGCTGCTCCCAAAAATTATTCCAAGTATTGGTCTTTCTGGTGGATCCTAA
- the LOC113731760 gene encoding uncharacterized protein isoform X2: MQRQKPNYSSNFPMNSARQLIDSLTSHLSLYHSSFPNSNPNPNPRSSIIKWFSSLSVQQRQAHLTAVDFKFTQTLLEMLLKLKTNGHGFFFILADIPRAAPDYRHASGSISLPSLLFRKSNGLLSRVAGANQFELAIRESIRLFSSEEGENVNDFSRLGADVCIDSITVSEEFVENVEMFVEIMDGVSNGAFLRGEESGGLAAEWPEMEWLKAKGYCSMETLVANRLEVALRLAWLNCNNSGKKRGVKLKEKINGAGVAANVFGRKKGCIDWWTKLDEAMKKKVFQLVVGKAAKLLTAETLKGKDVLENERMLNPNTEQPLAYNTFLSLEENDGRPPIPDSKVECRASVSVSKYPFQLKCMLSVLILLEDISSMLLVFQHSGYNEDKLFFSSLDSVSTTSDLILRKLRDILMVISLDCTKFELLEEGKMSSSTKKQKEKLGTSNHKKKGKNRNLKKLHSAARSSELDNSLPKPAKARNNGSASRKSKKQRNKLRSSSTHSSVEIESCQRREVEAVLVSSNCQNGNAESDCIAEDPIIDNAHEGIGNDKHEPNSSNSTVPKPLNSGNSEGTKNPGFRDCQNSGIVVVTNGAVASLESVKGNVDCEASPSMPTQYLIDDLGSVETKRAKSKQQHEVDRKSRLLTKLSKDSNVNGKATPFREQGTSGLYDIGIINSSAYLSYEWPTVAPIQIPPCNSHLPAATDRLHLDVGYNWQNHFHQSFVPAVHRVRNSPVETGCSGITSQPLPMSLDWPPMVRGVNRIAPSVACNYDSGFISRRQSSFQQGFSASGVHCSVMTAEDERVCSSDVMDFSDAINLHELADDQDNQWMSEEELELHAVSGMDYNQYFGGGVMYWNPSDFPVSSFSRPPSLSSDDNSWAWREADMNQAVDDMVGFSSSYSTNGLTSPSAASFCSPFDPLGPAHQAVGYVLSENEIGGKVVPSSSTIAEVVTDDNISGSFSNLSGDCEAKTGDSLQYPILRPIIIPNIPREIPKSDFKRNLDRKSPCIPPISREQPRIKRPPSPVVLCVPRAPRPPPPSPVGDSRKHRGFPSVRSGSSSPRHWGVKGWSHDGINFEEACIRMDGSEVVWPSWRNKSLQARKLTQPVPGALLQDRLIAISQLARDQEHPDVAFPLQPPELLNCSNHKASLSVIHGLLHDEIDSFCKQVASENLLWKPSINWAVKRVTRSLQVLWPRSRTNIFGSNATGLSLPSSDVDLVVCLPPVRNLEPIKEAGILEGRNGIKETCLQHAARYLANQEWVKNDSLKIVENTAIPIIMLVVEVPQDLIASSASNGQASKEESVQKTSKENNSFQADPTGLATGASNKCCHMKYEMEKDVKSVRLDISFKSPSHTGLQTTELVKELTEQFPAAKPLALVLKKFLADRSLDQSYSGGLSSYCLVLLIMRFLQHEHHLGRSINQNYGSLLMDFLYFFGNVFDPRQMRISVQGSGVYINREQGYSIDPIYIDDPLYPANNVGRNCFRIHQCIKAFADAYSTLENELTCLPNSDELNTKLACKLLPKIIPSIGLSGGS; this comes from the exons atgcaAAGACAAAAACCTAATTACAGTTCAAATTTCCCAATGAATTCAGCTCGTCAACTCATCGATTCCCTAACTTCCCACCTCTCTTTGTACCACTCAAGTTTCCCGAATTCAAACCCTAATCCTAACCCCAGATCATCAATTATCAAATGGTTCTCATCTTTGTCAGTCCAACAACGCCAAGCTCACCTCACAGCCGTTGATTTCAAGTTCACCCAAACCCTTCTCGAAATGCTCCTCAAGCTCAAGACCAATGGTCATGGATTCTTCTTCATCCTAGCCGATATTCCCCGTGCGGCTCCTGATTACCGCCACGCGTCCGGCAGCATTAGCCTCCCCAGCCTCTTGTTTCGTAAGTCTAACGGGTTGTTGTCCCGAGTCGCTGGGGCAAATCAGTTTGAGCTGGCTATTCGCGAGTCTATTCGGTTGTTCAGCTCGGAAGAAGGTGAAAACGTTAATGATTTTTCGCGGTTAGGGGCTGATGTTTGTATTGATTCGATTACTGTGAGTGAGGAATTTGTTGAAAATGTGGAGATGTTTGTTGAGATCATGGATGGGGTGTCGAATGGGGCATTTTTGAGAGGAGAGGAAAGTGGAGGGTTGGCGGCCGAATGGCCAGAAATGGAGTGGTTGAAGGCAAAGGGGTATTGTAGCATGGAGACACTCGTGGCAAATAGATTGGAGGTTGCATTGAGGTTGGCTTGGTTGAATTGTAATAACAGTGGGAAGAAAAGAGGTGTGAAATTGAAGGAGAAGATCAATGGGGCTGGGGTTGCAGCAAATGTGTTTGGGAGGAAGAAGGGGTGTATAGATTGGTGGACGAAGTTGGATGAGGCAATGAAGAAGAAGGTGTTTCAATTGGTAGTCGGAAAAGCAGCAAAACTTCTG ACTGCTGAAACTTTGAAAGGTAAAGATGTCTTGGAGAATGAGAGGATGCTCAATCCCAACACTGAACAACCATTGGCATACAACACCTTTTTGTCACTTGAAGAAAATGATGGGCGTCCCCCAATACCAGATTCAAAAGTTGAGTGCAGGGCTTCTGTATCAGTTTCTAAATATCCCTTCCAACTAAAATGCATGCTTAGTGTTTTGATTCTTCTCGAGGATATTTCTTCTATGTTGTTAGTGTTTCAGCATAGTGGATATAATGAGGACAAGCTGTTTTTTAGTTCACTGGATTCTGTTAGTACAACTTCTGAccttatattaagaaaattgcGGGATATACTCATGGTGATTTCACTTGATTGTACAAAATTTGAGCTACTTGAAGAGGGAAAAATGAGTTCCTCAACAAAGAAGCAGAAGGAAAAGCTTGGTACTAGTAACCAcaagaaaaaggggaagaatCGGAATTTGAAAAAGCTTCATTCTGCAGCAAGATCTTCAGAACTTGATAATTCACTTCCTAAACCTGCAAAG GCCCGCAATAATGGAAGTGCTTCCAGGAAGAGtaaaaaacagagaaacaaaCTTAGAAGTTCCAGCACTCATAGCTCAGTAGAAATTGAAAGTTGTCAAAGAAGAGAGGTGGAAGCTGTCTTAGTTTCCTCTAATTGTCAGAATGGGAATGCAGAGTCTGATTGTATAGCTGAAGATCCAATTATTGATAATGCACATGAAGGGATAGGAAATGATAAACATGAGCCGAATTCAAGTAATTCTACAGTTCCAAAGCCTCTTAACTCTGGTAATTCTGAAGGCACTAAAAATCCTGGTTTCAGGGACTGCCAGAACTCTGGCATAGTGGTTGTAACTAATGGAGCGGTTGCCAGTCTTGAGTCTGTAAAAGGCAATGTGGACTGCGAGGCATCTCCTTCTATGCCAACACAatatttgattgatgatttagGCAGTGTGGAAACCAAGAGGGCAAAGAGTAAGCAGCAACATGAGGTGGACAGAAAATCAAGACTTTTGACAAAACTGAGCAAAGATAGCAATGTCAATGGAAAAGCTACTCCATTTAGGGAGCAAGGTACATCTGGACTCTATGATATAGGCATTATAAACTCTTCTGCCTATCTCTCTTATGAATGGCCAACTGTAGCTCCTATACAGATTCCACCTTGTAATTCGCATCTCCCGGCTGCTACTGATAGATTGCACCTGGATGTTGGTTATAATTGGCAAAATCACTTCCATCAATCCTTTGTACCAGCAGTTCATAGAGTGAGAAATTCTCCAGTTGAAACTGGGTGCAGTGGCATTACATCTCAACCATTACCTATGAGTTTAGACTGGCCTCCAATGGTGCGTGGTGTCAATAGAATAGCTCCTTCAGTCGCTTGCAACTATGATTCAGGGTTCATCTCAAGGCGGCAATCTTCTTTTCAGCAGGGCTTCTCAGCTTCAGGTGTCCACTGCAGTGTGATGACTGCTGAGGATGAGAGGGTTTGTTCCAGTGATGTGATGGACTTTTCAGATGCCATAAATTTGCATGAGCTGGCTGATGATCAGGACAATCAGTGGATGTCTGAAGAAGAACTAGAGCTACATGCAGTTTCTGGGATGGATTATAATCAGTATTTTGGGGGTGGTGTGATGTACTGGAATCCTTCTGATTTCCCTGTGAGCAGCTTTTCTCGTCCTCCTTCTCTTAGTTCAGATGACAACTCATGGGCTTGGCGTGAAGCAGACATGAACCAAGCTGTTGATGATATGGTtggcttttcttcttcttatagTACGAATGGTTTGACTTCTCCATCTGCTGCTTCTTTTTGCTCTCCTTTTGATCCATTAGGTCCAGCACACCAGGCTGTGGGTTACGTTTTATCTGAGAATGAGATAGGTGGCAAAGTTGTCCCCTCCTCATCAACAATCGCAGAGGTAGTTACAGATGACAATATCTCAGGATCTTTTTCCAACTTGTCTGGTGACTGTGAAGCGAAGACTGGAGATTCACTTCAATACCCCATTTTGCGACCGATTATCATCCCAAATATTCCAAGAGAAATACCAAAATCAGATTTTAAACGTAATCTTGATCGTAAAAGCCCCTGTATTCCTCCTATTAGCCGGGAGCAGCCTCGGATTAAGAGGCCACCTTCACCTGTTGTTCTTTGTGTTCCTCGTGCTCCACGTCCGCCTCCTCCCTCTCCTGTTGGTGATTCTAGAAAACATAGGGGCTTTCCTAGTGTTCGGTCTGGTAGCTCTAGCCCAAGGCACTGGGGTGTTAAGGGCTGGTCCCATGATGGAATTAATTTTGAAGAAGCTTGTATACGGATGGATGGTAGTGAAGTAGTTTGGCCTTCTTGGAGGAATAAAAGCCTCCAAGCCCGTAAATTGACGCAACCTGTGCCAGGAGCTTTGCTGCAGGATCGCCTGATTGCTATTTCTCAGCTAGCTCGTGATCAGGAACAT CCAGACGTTGCATTTCCATTGCAACCACCTGAGTTGCTTAATTGTTCCAATCACAAGGCATCTCTCTCTGTGATCCATGGCCTCCTTCATGATGAAATTGACTCTTTCTGCAAGCAG GTTGCTTCAGAAAATTTATTGTGGAAGCCTTCTATTAATTGGGCTGTCAAGCGAGTGACACGGTCTCTTCAAGTCTTGTGGCCTCGATCCAGGACAAATATTTTTGGTTCAAATGCTACTGGGTTGTCACTTCCATCAAGTGATGTGGACCTTGTGGTTTGTCTCCCTCCAGTGAGAAATTTG GAACCTATAAAAGAAGCCGGGATCTTGGAGGGGCGCAATGGTATCAAAGAAACATGTCTACAG CATGCGGCTAGGTATCTTGCTAATCAGGAATGGGTTAAGAATGACTCTCTCAAGATTGTCGAGAATACTGCT atTCCAATTATCATGCTCGTGGTGGAAGTTCCTCAGGACCTCATTGCATCTTCTGCATCTAATGGCCAAGCATCAAAAGAAGAATCAGTTCAAAAAACTAGTAAAGAAAACAACTCTTTCCAGGCTGATCCCACTGGATTAGCAACCGGTGCTTCAAATAAGTGCTGTCATATGAAGTATGAAATGGAGAAGGATGTAAAATCAGTTCGTCTTGACATTAGTTTCAAGTCCCCATCACATACTGGACTGCAGACTACAGAACTG GTCAAAGAACTTACAGAACAGTTTCCTGCTGCTAAACCGCTTGCATTGGTGCTAAAGAAATTCTTGGCAGATCGTAGCCTGGACCAATCATATTCGGGTGGTTTAAGCTCATATTGTTTA GTACTGCTGATCATGCGTTTTCTGCAGCATGAACATCATCTTGGCCGGTCTATTAACCAG AATTATGGAAGTCTCCTCATGGATTTTCTTTACTTCTTTGG GAACGTATTTGATCCTCGCCAAATGCGTATCTCTGTACAGGGTAGTGGTGTATACATAAATAGGGAACAGGGGTACAG CATTGATCCAATTTATATTGATGATCCTCTATATCCAGCAAATAATGTTGGGAGAAATTGCTTCCGGATCCATCAGTGTATCAAG GCTTTTGCTGATGCTTATTCTACTCTGGAAAATGAGCTTACTTGCCTTCCCAATAGCGATGAATTGAATACAAAGCTGGCGTGTAAGCTGCTCCCAAAAATTATTCCAAGTATTGGTCTTTCTGGTGGATCCTAA